From Solibacillus isronensis, the proteins below share one genomic window:
- a CDS encoding pyruvate formate-lyase produces MIALFASVIYLVLFLILKQTMDKLHSIIVVIAFFIFFQFVVREQLIPLWQRLAVIFNNVPYSKGLLFTALLFLLNELICQLLDQFEYEAFATLVTLSIRMTAVLYWINLLQPKFQLLIQLLERLQ; encoded by the coding sequence ATGATTGCGCTATTTGCAAGTGTCATTTATTTAGTTCTGTTTTTAATTTTGAAACAGACGATGGACAAGCTGCATTCAATCATTGTCGTCATCGCTTTCTTTATTTTTTTCCAATTTGTTGTCCGAGAGCAACTCATCCCGCTTTGGCAGCGACTCGCAGTTATTTTCAATAATGTTCCATACAGTAAGGGACTGCTTTTCACGGCATTACTCTTTTTGCTGAATGAATTAATCTGTCAGCTATTAGATCAATTTGAATATGAAGCTTTTGCGACATTAGTTACATTGTCCATTCGCATGACCGCAGTGTTATATTGGATCAATCTGCTACAACCGAAATTTCAGCTATTAATCCAATTATTAGAAAGGCTACAGTAA
- a CDS encoding stage III sporulation protein AE, whose amino-acid sequence MQTIYSIFTEPIQSLLFSLLLVAIYILMYLLLLALVPNETVLIEQLFIILFIVVFAQNVVDAFVVLYELIAILQNFFMAILPIMSFMLLTIQTVFTAIAWNPIIILFVQVILFVSTKVTIPALVLALVFDVCTKIYPAISFSKAADLIRSSILSVMIASVVALTSILTLSGIAFIQLNDALKSPIKKLIEQNIPLIGSLIVEGLSFFQKTQSTVSTFVGLSFLTIIWGAAFYPATVLLLHALLFKIIGAIIEPFTNMRMSGLFDDVGKTMFVLCAVAFLLGFAIMFIVLLFIFFMQMSMGGKT is encoded by the coding sequence ATGCAGACAATTTATTCGATTTTTACAGAACCTATTCAATCTTTATTGTTTTCCTTGCTGCTTGTAGCGATTTATATTTTGATGTATTTACTGCTACTTGCTTTAGTACCGAATGAAACCGTGTTGATTGAACAGTTATTTATTATTTTGTTTATCGTAGTATTTGCGCAAAATGTCGTTGATGCCTTTGTTGTGTTGTATGAGCTCATTGCCATACTTCAAAATTTCTTTATGGCTATTTTGCCGATCATGTCATTTATGCTGTTGACGATTCAAACCGTGTTTACGGCGATTGCGTGGAACCCGATTATCATCCTATTTGTCCAAGTTATTTTATTTGTCAGTACAAAAGTAACAATACCTGCTCTTGTCCTCGCACTAGTATTTGATGTATGCACAAAAATATATCCGGCCATTTCCTTTTCAAAAGCTGCAGATTTAATACGTTCCTCCATATTAAGCGTCATGATTGCGTCGGTCGTAGCATTGACTTCAATTTTGACGCTTTCCGGTATCGCCTTTATTCAGCTGAATGATGCATTAAAATCTCCTATCAAAAAATTAATCGAGCAAAATATTCCGCTAATCGGCAGTTTGATTGTTGAAGGACTGTCTTTTTTCCAAAAAACCCAGTCAACCGTATCAACCTTTGTCGGACTGTCCTTTTTAACAATTATTTGGGGTGCGGCTTTTTATCCGGCGACGGTGCTTTTGCTGCATGCCCTGCTGTTTAAAATTATTGGTGCCATTATTGAACCGTTTACAAATATGCGTATGAGCGGTCTGTTTGATGATGTTGGAAAGACGATGTTTGTATTATGTGCAGTTGCATTTTTGCTTGGCTTCGCAATTATGTTTATCGTACTGTTATTTATTTTCTTTATGCAGATGTCCATGGGGGGAAAAACGTGA
- a CDS encoding SpoIIIAH-like family protein, with the protein MKVKKRTVWFLTVVSLAAVISVFYIFEDNTPNILTIFSDETIDETDILGVNQNLTQPVNSESNLFQEVRLELANKRSQQKEQLTQKIAADEFTAEEKNEAFNEMDELIKLESSEAMLEMLIKSIGYSDALVRIEGDKVAVRVMSDEVSEKLADEILYVVRSEFKDYVNVSVEFEPFN; encoded by the coding sequence GTGAAAGTGAAAAAGCGAACAGTATGGTTCTTAACAGTAGTAAGTTTAGCTGCGGTAATTTCTGTATTCTATATTTTTGAAGACAATACGCCGAATATTTTAACGATCTTCTCTGATGAAACGATTGATGAAACAGATATTTTAGGGGTTAATCAAAACTTGACACAACCAGTGAACTCAGAAAGCAACTTATTCCAAGAAGTACGTTTAGAATTAGCAAACAAACGCAGCCAACAAAAAGAACAGCTGACACAAAAGATTGCTGCTGATGAATTTACAGCAGAAGAAAAGAATGAGGCATTCAATGAAATGGATGAACTGATCAAATTAGAATCATCAGAAGCGATGCTGGAAATGCTTATTAAATCAATCGGCTATTCAGATGCCCTTGTCCGTATTGAAGGAGATAAAGTTGCTGTACGAGTTATGTCAGATGAAGTATCCGAGAAATTGGCAGATGAAATTTTATACGTTGTGCGCTCTGAATTTAAGGATTATGTAAATGTTAGCGTAGAATTCGAACCTTTTAATTAA
- the accB gene encoding acetyl-CoA carboxylase biotin carboxyl carrier protein gives MFKVQEIREIIKLVDASSIDEFVYEADGAKVKLKKNNGVTEVAAPKKVQEAAPVAAAVAAPAPVQVEAAPAPAPKAEAPATPVENTADLHKITSPMVGTFYQSPNPESPAYVKVGDKVGDESIVCIVEAMKLFNEIEAEIKGEIVEILVQDGQLVEYGQPLFLVKAE, from the coding sequence ATGTTCAAAGTTCAAGAAATCCGAGAAATTATTAAATTAGTAGATGCTTCATCAATCGACGAGTTTGTATATGAAGCGGACGGCGCAAAGGTTAAACTAAAGAAAAACAACGGTGTTACAGAAGTAGCGGCTCCTAAAAAAGTACAAGAAGCAGCACCGGTTGCAGCAGCAGTTGCAGCACCTGCTCCAGTACAAGTGGAAGCGGCACCTGCACCAGCTCCTAAAGCAGAAGCACCAGCAACACCAGTAGAAAACACGGCTGATTTACATAAAATCACGTCTCCAATGGTTGGAACATTCTATCAGTCTCCAAACCCGGAATCACCAGCATATGTAAAAGTAGGCGACAAAGTAGGCGACGAGTCAATCGTATGTATCGTAGAAGCAATGAAATTATTCAACGAAATCGAAGCTGAAATTAAAGGTGAAATCGTAGAAATCTTAGTTCAAGATGGCCAATTAGTAGAATACGGTCAACCATTATTTTTAGTAAAAGCTGAATAA
- the accC gene encoding acetyl-CoA carboxylase biotin carboxylase subunit — protein sequence MKKVLIANRGEIAVRIIRACKELGIQTVAVYSEADADALHVKLADEAYCIGPKLSKDSYLSFPAVLGVAQKTGADGIHPGYGFLAENAAFAEACENAGIKFIGPSSDAIKIMGIKDVARDTMEAANVPLVPGTGIVPSIETGKEWAAKIGYPVIIKATAGGGGKGIRVARTEEDLVKGIEITQKEAAAAFGNPGVYLEKFIEYFRHCEIQVLADSHGNVVHLGERDCTVQRRMQKLVEEAPSPALSEERRAEMGEAAVKAALACNYEGAGTIEFIYDYQEDRFYFMEMNTRIQVEHPVTEMITGVDLVQQQLKIASGQELPFKQEDIKINGWAIECRINAENAYKNFMPSAGTVDTYVVPGGYGVRIDSAVYAGYTIPPYYDSMVAKLIVHADTREEAIAKMNRALSEFEVAGPGINTTIPFHQALMNNDVFKSAKFNTKFLEENDILDVKAKA from the coding sequence ATGAAAAAAGTATTAATCGCAAACCGAGGCGAAATTGCAGTACGTATTATTCGTGCATGTAAAGAGCTAGGTATTCAAACGGTCGCAGTATATTCTGAAGCAGATGCGGATGCATTGCATGTAAAGCTTGCGGATGAAGCATATTGTATCGGACCAAAGTTATCGAAAGATTCGTATTTAAGTTTCCCAGCAGTTTTAGGGGTAGCGCAAAAAACAGGTGCTGACGGAATCCACCCAGGTTATGGTTTCTTGGCGGAAAACGCAGCATTTGCTGAAGCTTGTGAAAACGCGGGTATTAAATTTATCGGTCCTTCTTCGGATGCGATTAAAATCATGGGGATTAAAGATGTTGCACGTGACACAATGGAAGCGGCAAACGTTCCGTTAGTTCCTGGTACAGGCATTGTGCCAAGTATCGAAACAGGTAAAGAATGGGCTGCAAAAATCGGTTACCCAGTCATCATTAAAGCAACTGCTGGTGGTGGCGGTAAAGGGATCCGTGTTGCACGCACAGAAGAAGATCTTGTAAAAGGAATCGAAATTACTCAAAAAGAAGCAGCGGCTGCATTCGGCAACCCTGGTGTGTATTTAGAGAAATTCATCGAGTATTTCCGTCACTGCGAGATCCAAGTGTTAGCGGACAGCCACGGTAATGTTGTACACCTTGGCGAACGTGACTGTACGGTTCAACGCCGTATGCAAAAGCTTGTAGAAGAAGCGCCATCTCCGGCACTATCTGAAGAGCGCCGTGCAGAAATGGGCGAAGCGGCTGTTAAAGCAGCATTAGCTTGTAACTATGAAGGTGCTGGTACTATCGAGTTCATCTACGATTACCAGGAAGATCGCTTCTACTTCATGGAAATGAACACACGTATTCAAGTTGAGCACCCTGTAACAGAAATGATCACAGGTGTTGACTTAGTACAACAACAATTAAAAATCGCTTCTGGTCAAGAACTGCCGTTCAAGCAAGAAGACATCAAAATTAACGGCTGGGCAATTGAATGCCGTATTAACGCCGAAAATGCATACAAAAACTTCATGCCTTCAGCAGGTACTGTAGATACGTATGTAGTACCAGGCGGATATGGTGTGCGTATCGATTCTGCAGTTTATGCAGGTTATACGATCCCACCATACTACGATTCAATGGTCGCAAAATTGATCGTTCATGCTGACACTCGTGAAGAAGCAATCGCGAAAATGAACCGCGCGTTATCGGAATTTGAAGTAGCTGGACCTGGAATTAACACAACAATTCCATTCCACCAAGCTTTAATGAACAACGACGTATTCAAATCAGCGAAATTCAACACGAAGTTCTTGGAAGAGAATGATATTTTAGATGTGAAAGCAAAAGCTTAA
- a CDS encoding SH3 domain-containing protein: protein MKKIFKPLLGAIAIGAITLSINNDNNVFAKDIATACDYDTASNVNPDYATTNCLLTETALNYNVPPEIVKAIAEGESGNWRHFDNNGKTIVTADNGIGLMQITNQAGYNEERLKSDLVYNIESGVKILDKMFDRSDLPKINSGDRDDLESWYFAIMAYNGTKPVNSPIEQSTGERNAKAYQEKILGFVEKYELIDLQELPFTSDTFQYDSNSRDNIKFLEMNYNFDLPLTKSKYSFEKSQKVSATTNVTVRTRPTTDSPSKGTLSKGETVTITGPFEYEEVPSKKNHFVWYPVKRSDGSEGYVASSYLDYAESTLTPEPTPTPVTPVDPNPDYSEYFKKYADFSSAAEDMIWAIDKGLIKGYSNEWYAKTNKFETLLKPNSPLTEYHFLTIFFRYAEKDALANIKSTSSWGKSKVYNLAKKHNLPVLAKEEPKDLRNLANEGIKRGKLAQLMASYYYGKTVSEEAAIQFFIKNGLTVKPNVEEYGSDKPLTRAQISSFIQRYDSFLSKQK from the coding sequence ATGAAAAAAATATTCAAACCATTGTTAGGCGCAATTGCCATTGGTGCGATCACTCTATCTATTAATAATGATAACAACGTATTCGCGAAAGATATAGCAACTGCATGTGACTATGATACGGCATCAAATGTAAACCCGGATTACGCCACTACGAACTGCCTGTTAACTGAAACAGCACTGAATTATAATGTCCCGCCTGAAATTGTTAAGGCAATAGCGGAAGGTGAAAGTGGAAATTGGCGTCATTTCGATAACAACGGCAAAACAATTGTAACTGCTGATAATGGAATTGGCTTAATGCAAATTACAAACCAGGCAGGCTACAATGAAGAAAGATTGAAAAGCGATCTTGTTTATAATATTGAATCGGGTGTGAAAATTCTTGATAAAATGTTTGATCGATCGGATTTACCTAAAATCAATAGTGGTGACAGAGACGACCTGGAATCTTGGTACTTCGCGATCATGGCATATAATGGTACGAAGCCAGTAAATAGCCCGATTGAGCAATCAACTGGTGAAAGAAATGCAAAAGCATATCAGGAAAAGATTCTTGGGTTTGTTGAGAAGTATGAATTAATCGACTTACAAGAGCTGCCTTTTACAAGCGATACTTTCCAATATGACTCTAACAGTAGAGATAATATTAAGTTTTTAGAGATGAACTATAACTTTGATTTACCTTTAACAAAATCAAAGTATTCTTTTGAAAAAAGTCAAAAAGTAAGTGCTACAACGAATGTTACGGTTAGAACAAGACCTACTACGGATAGCCCTTCTAAGGGAACTTTAAGTAAAGGTGAAACGGTTACTATTACAGGTCCTTTTGAATATGAAGAAGTACCTTCGAAGAAAAATCATTTTGTCTGGTATCCGGTGAAAAGAAGTGACGGGTCAGAGGGGTATGTAGCGTCTAGTTATCTAGACTACGCAGAATCAACATTGACACCTGAACCGACACCAACTCCTGTAACACCGGTAGACCCTAATCCGGATTACTCGGAGTATTTTAAAAAATATGCTGACTTCAGTAGTGCAGCTGAGGATATGATATGGGCAATCGATAAAGGTCTAATAAAAGGTTACAGTAATGAATGGTATGCAAAAACAAATAAATTCGAAACGCTTCTAAAACCGAACAGTCCTTTAACAGAATATCACTTCCTAACAATTTTCTTCCGTTATGCTGAAAAAGATGCCTTGGCTAATATTAAGAGCACATCATCATGGGGGAAAAGTAAAGTATACAACTTGGCGAAAAAGCATAATCTGCCTGTGTTGGCAAAGGAAGAACCAAAAGACTTAAGAAATTTAGCGAATGAAGGTATCAAACGCGGGAAACTGGCACAATTGATGGCTTCTTACTACTATGGGAAAACAGTAAGCGAAGAAGCAGCGATTCAATTTTTCATTAAGAATGGGCTTACTGTAAAGCCTAATGTTGAAGAATACGGAAGTGACAAACCTTTAACTCGTGCGCAGATTTCATCGTTTATACAGCGATATGACTCATTCCTATCAAAGCAAAAATAA
- a CDS encoding NCS2 family permease, giving the protein MFQLKENGTTVKRELFAGLTTFLTMAYVIIVNPIILSGAGVPVDQVFMATIIAAVIGTGWMALCANYPIAVAPGMGLNAYFTYTVVLASNGEITYTTAFSAVFVAGIIFIIISLTPFREKLITAIPENLKLAITAGIGLFIAFIGLRMSGIVVADESNLVKFGNISEPAPLLTFIGLFITVALMARKVNGAIFIGMIVTAIIAMFTGQLTIDKVVALPHLPEGLIVFNPITAISEVIEYGLYGVIFSFILVTLFDTTGTLIGVSKQAGLLKDGKLPRARKALVSDSLATTAGAMFGTSPSTAYLESGSGVAVGGRTGLTALTVAVLFIIASFFGPLVGSLSGVAAITSPALIIVGSLMIGVVKNMNWDEIEESFPAFLVILSMPLTSSISTGIALGFISYPLIMLVKGRGREVHPLVYIFAVLFILQLIYLPH; this is encoded by the coding sequence ATGTTTCAGTTAAAAGAAAATGGGACAACAGTAAAGCGTGAATTATTTGCGGGATTAACGACATTTTTAACGATGGCTTATGTCATCATTGTTAACCCGATTATTTTATCAGGTGCTGGAGTTCCGGTCGATCAAGTATTTATGGCTACAATTATCGCAGCAGTTATCGGAACTGGCTGGATGGCGCTTTGTGCGAACTATCCGATTGCCGTTGCTCCGGGTATGGGATTAAACGCATATTTTACTTATACTGTTGTATTAGCTTCAAATGGAGAGATTACGTATACTACTGCCTTTTCAGCAGTATTTGTTGCAGGTATTATATTTATTATTATTAGTTTAACGCCATTCCGCGAAAAGCTCATTACAGCCATACCGGAAAACCTGAAATTGGCGATTACTGCGGGGATCGGATTATTTATCGCGTTCATCGGGCTGCGTATGTCCGGTATTGTCGTAGCTGATGAATCGAATTTAGTTAAGTTTGGTAATATTTCAGAGCCGGCCCCATTATTGACGTTTATCGGGTTGTTCATTACAGTCGCGTTAATGGCACGTAAAGTGAACGGTGCAATTTTTATCGGGATGATCGTGACTGCAATTATTGCGATGTTCACAGGACAGCTTACAATCGATAAAGTAGTGGCGCTTCCGCATTTACCGGAAGGATTGATCGTATTCAATCCAATAACTGCGATTTCTGAAGTGATTGAATACGGTCTTTACGGTGTGATTTTTTCATTCATTTTAGTTACTTTATTTGATACAACTGGGACGTTAATCGGTGTATCAAAGCAGGCAGGATTATTGAAGGACGGAAAACTTCCGCGTGCACGTAAAGCACTTGTTTCCGATTCACTTGCAACAACTGCTGGTGCGATGTTCGGGACAAGCCCATCAACAGCATATTTGGAATCAGGTTCTGGTGTTGCAGTTGGCGGCCGTACAGGTTTAACTGCATTAACTGTTGCCGTACTGTTCATCATTGCTTCATTTTTCGGACCGCTTGTCGGTTCATTATCAGGTGTTGCTGCTATTACTTCTCCTGCATTAATTATCGTTGGTAGTTTAATGATCGGTGTCGTAAAAAATATGAATTGGGATGAAATTGAAGAATCGTTCCCGGCATTTTTAGTTATTTTATCAATGCCACTTACATCAAGTATTTCTACAGGGATTGCACTCGGTTTTATCAGCTATCCGTTAATTATGCTTGTAAAAGGGCGTGGGCGTGAAGTACATCCGCTCGTATATATTTTTGCCGTTCTGTTTATTTTACAGTTAATCTATTTACCACATTAA
- a CDS encoding polysaccharide deacetylase family protein yields the protein MQRKKWKRIAFILFLVLLFIFAAMYVFNSLGEAKGRDYYEETGQIIWDIETDEKVVALTFDDGPHPKYTGQILDLLEQYEAKGTFFIVGQLAEKSPELVLRMHESGHEIANHTYTHPFTKSVSPIIEEVNQTSDTIFSITGVKPNLFRPVEGYYTDELVKESVKNGYKIVMWSWHQDTEDWKDPGVNKIVNTVLNGLGNGNVVLFHDGGGNREQTVQALEKILPELKKQGYRFITISQMIRLQNDTKQHIVEEGK from the coding sequence ATGCAAAGAAAAAAATGGAAAAGAATTGCTTTTATTTTATTTTTAGTCCTTTTATTTATATTTGCAGCTATGTATGTTTTCAATAGTCTTGGTGAAGCAAAAGGACGGGACTATTATGAAGAAACAGGACAGATTATTTGGGATATTGAAACGGATGAAAAGGTAGTGGCCCTGACATTTGATGATGGGCCGCATCCGAAATATACCGGTCAAATACTCGATTTACTTGAACAATATGAGGCGAAGGGAACGTTTTTTATCGTGGGGCAATTGGCTGAAAAAAGCCCCGAACTCGTTTTGCGGATGCATGAAAGTGGACATGAGATCGCCAATCATACGTACACACATCCTTTTACAAAATCAGTTTCACCCATTATAGAAGAGGTTAATCAAACATCCGATACAATTTTCAGCATAACAGGGGTGAAACCAAATTTATTCCGACCGGTTGAAGGTTATTATACAGATGAACTCGTTAAAGAATCCGTCAAAAATGGCTATAAGATTGTTATGTGGTCATGGCATCAGGATACAGAAGACTGGAAAGATCCAGGTGTAAATAAAATAGTAAATACGGTATTGAACGGTCTTGGAAATGGAAATGTTGTTTTGTTCCATGACGGAGGAGGCAATCGTGAACAGACGGTTCAAGCGTTGGAGAAAATTTTGCCTGAACTAAAAAAACAAGGCTACCGATTTATCACAATTTCACAAATGATCCGATTACAAAATGATACGAAACAACATATCGTAGAGGAGGGGAAATGA
- a CDS encoding M23 family metallopeptidase → MKYRIALMMSAIFILGFMPVADASSEEDTTLTKEQLMQKRMDYYIQHENILLPWYYLAAVDQFERNIQEVRKDIPKRESVIAIQFSDEFWSGILNPAGDDTSPFSIAYFHGSGMDGNGDGVADRSDDRDVLFTLAKYLRQYGYGEDNFKLALWDYYKNELSVNQILVIAKLYEKFGTINLDNHTFPLATYADYSYRGTWGANRGWGGRRIHEGTDIFAPYNTPVYSTSYGVIEVMGWNQFGGWRVGIRDNHNSYHYYAHLAYFQKGLKEGDIVEAGQIIGYVGSTGYGKEGTAGKFPPHLHYGIYKFNGRTEWAFDPYPALARWEKEAKQRKQ, encoded by the coding sequence ATGAAATACCGTATTGCATTGATGATGTCGGCCATTTTTATCTTAGGATTTATGCCGGTTGCCGATGCTTCTTCTGAAGAGGACACCACCTTGACAAAAGAACAGCTAATGCAAAAAAGGATGGACTACTATATTCAGCATGAAAATATATTATTGCCCTGGTATTATTTAGCTGCCGTCGATCAGTTTGAACGTAATATTCAGGAAGTGCGAAAGGATATACCAAAACGGGAAAGTGTCATTGCCATTCAATTTTCGGATGAATTTTGGTCCGGTATTTTAAATCCGGCGGGCGATGATACATCCCCGTTTTCAATTGCTTATTTTCATGGAAGTGGTATGGATGGAAATGGAGATGGGGTGGCAGACCGATCCGATGATAGGGATGTGTTGTTTACATTAGCAAAATATTTAAGACAGTATGGCTATGGTGAGGATAATTTTAAGTTGGCATTATGGGACTATTATAAAAATGAACTATCAGTGAATCAAATACTTGTTATTGCAAAATTATATGAGAAATTCGGAACAATCAATTTAGATAATCATACATTTCCGCTAGCAACTTATGCCGATTACAGCTATAGAGGGACATGGGGAGCGAATCGCGGATGGGGTGGCCGAAGAATTCATGAAGGAACAGACATTTTTGCTCCGTACAACACACCGGTCTATTCAACGTCATACGGTGTAATTGAAGTGATGGGCTGGAATCAGTTTGGTGGCTGGCGTGTCGGTATTCGTGATAACCATAACTCGTATCATTATTATGCACACCTCGCTTATTTCCAAAAAGGACTCAAAGAAGGCGATATTGTCGAGGCAGGACAAATTATCGGCTATGTTGGAAGCACAGGGTACGGAAAAGAAGGAACAGCTGGAAAATTCCCTCCACATCTCCATTATGGAATTTATAAATTTAATGGTCGTACAGAGTGGGCATTTGATCCATATCCAGCCTTGGCAAGATGGGAAAAAGAAGCAAAGCAAAGAAAACAATAA
- a CDS encoding VanW family protein has product MKKNFIYLVLIGLCLLTGCEKASYSGDSVTGEEQQIEASTTAPLPESEAIVGEYPLIYPAVITLIDPRTMEIVKSFTPQLLGYGTDGELYKANVKKIARDLARGTKERTGYDQIMVLHKVGENGDVIVEGNPGIVLKESELVDKILTASPKGDHIFLPLYILETDLDIDIPSLDDVTVASFTTYFNGAQSGRSENIELSSNAIHNILVGDGDYFSFNTMVGERTMEKGYQPAPEIINKELVMGIGGGICQTSSTLFNAVDQLGIRITERHHHSLNIGYVPTGRDATVSYGSLDFKFQNTSGAPFLIKSYYSKGALTIAITTSHQYKEIFKK; this is encoded by the coding sequence ATGAAAAAAAACTTCATTTATTTAGTACTAATCGGTCTTTGTTTACTTACAGGGTGTGAAAAAGCGTCGTATTCTGGTGATTCAGTAACCGGTGAAGAACAGCAAATTGAAGCTTCAACTACCGCACCGTTGCCTGAAAGTGAAGCGATTGTCGGAGAATATCCGCTTATCTATCCAGCTGTCATTACATTGATCGATCCGAGAACAATGGAAATCGTGAAGTCGTTCACACCACAATTATTAGGTTACGGTACGGATGGCGAACTGTACAAAGCTAACGTAAAAAAAATAGCGAGAGATTTAGCCAGAGGGACTAAAGAAAGGACCGGCTATGATCAGATAATGGTGCTTCATAAAGTCGGGGAGAACGGGGACGTTATTGTTGAAGGAAATCCAGGTATCGTATTAAAAGAAAGTGAATTGGTCGACAAAATATTAACAGCTTCACCAAAAGGAGATCATATTTTTTTACCGCTGTATATATTGGAAACTGATCTGGATATAGACATACCTTCCTTAGATGATGTGACCGTTGCATCGTTTACGACTTATTTTAATGGGGCACAAAGCGGAAGAAGTGAAAATATCGAGCTTTCCTCAAATGCCATCCATAATATATTAGTTGGGGATGGAGATTATTTTTCCTTTAACACAATGGTTGGAGAGCGAACGATGGAAAAAGGTTATCAACCGGCACCTGAAATTATTAATAAGGAGCTTGTAATGGGGATTGGTGGTGGAATTTGCCAAACGTCCTCTACATTATTTAATGCCGTCGACCAGTTAGGAATTCGCATTACAGAAAGGCATCACCATTCATTGAACATCGGTTATGTCCCGACAGGCAGGGATGCGACGGTTTCTTACGGATCGCTCGATTTCAAGTTTCAAAATACGAGCGGGGCTCCGTTTTTAATTAAATCGTATTACAGTAAGGGTGCTCTGACAATTGCTATCACAACATCGCATCAATATAAAGAAATATTTAAAAAGTAA
- a CDS encoding DUF4440 domain-containing protein — protein MTELNKQFLLLEQQLMYYKKEDFISLLSEDFIEYGSSGGIMEKPFLLNELTDQGIEECLFTVTNFQAIPIAEQLVQTRFVTTNRTNGNSQNRSSLWRNENGTWRMFFHQGTPIK, from the coding sequence ATGACTGAACTTAACAAACAATTTCTGCTTTTAGAACAACAACTTATGTATTACAAAAAGGAGGACTTTATCAGCCTTTTGAGTGAGGATTTTATAGAATACGGATCATCCGGAGGCATTATGGAGAAACCTTTCCTACTGAATGAATTAACAGATCAAGGTATTGAAGAATGTTTATTTACAGTTACGAATTTCCAGGCAATTCCCATTGCAGAGCAGCTTGTGCAAACCCGATTCGTTACTACAAATCGCACGAATGGCAACAGTCAAAACCGGAGTTCCCTTTGGCGCAATGAAAACGGGACATGGCGGATGTTCTTTCACCAAGGCACACCAATAAAATAA